Proteins encoded by one window of Mustela erminea isolate mMusErm1 chromosome 5, mMusErm1.Pri, whole genome shotgun sequence:
- the CFL2 gene encoding cofilin-2 has product MASGVTVNDEVIKVFNDMKVRKSSTQEEIKKRKKAVLFCLSDDKRQIIVEEAKQILVGDIGDTVEDPYTSFVKLLPLNDCRYALYDATYETKESKKEDLVFIFWAPESAPLKSKMIYASSKDAIKKKFTGIKHEWQVNGLDDIKDRSTLGEKLGGNVVVSLEGKPL; this is encoded by the exons ATG gctTCTGGAGTTACAGTGAATGATGAAGTCATCAAAGTTTTTAATGATATGAAAGTAAGGAAATCTTCTACACAAGAGgagatcaaaaaaagaaagaaagccgtTCTCTTCTGTTTAAGCGAtgacaaaagacaaataattgtAGAAGAAGCAAAGCAGATCTTGGTGGGTGACATTGGTGATACTGTAGAGGACCCCTACACATCTTTTGTGAAGTTGCTACCTCTGAATGATTGCCGATATGCTTTGTACGATGCCACATACGAAACAAAAGAGTCTAAGAAAGAAGACCTAGTATTTATATTCTG ggCTCCTGAAAGTGCACCTTTAAAAAGCAAGATGATTTATGCTAGCTCTAAAGAtgccattaaaaagaaatttacag gtaTTAAACATGAGTGGCAAGTAAATGGCTTGGATGATATAAAGGACCGTTCAACACTTGGAGAGAAATTGGGAGGCAATGTAGTAGTTTCACTTGAAGGAAAACCCTTATAA